In the genome of Paenibacillus sp. GP183, the window GGATGGCATTAACACAAGAACGCAAGACCCAACTGATTGAAACTCACAAGGTACATGATACCGATACGGGTTCTCCAGAGGTTCAAGTGGCTATCCTTACGGAAAACATTGTTAACCTGACAGACCATTTGCGGATGCACAAAAAAGATCATCACTCCCGCCGTGGTTTGCTCAAAATGGTTGGACAACGCCGTAAGCTGCTAGCATACCTGAAAAACAATGATGTACGCCGTTACAGCGCTTTGATTGAAAAGCTGGGCTTACGTCGATAACACCGACATCGAGAAGCAACCTGTTGCTCTTTCGCTGGGCTCAAACGGGCTGAGCGTGCAGTGGCGACAAGGTTGCTTTTTCTTGCTCTTTTTAAAAAGAAAAAAGAAGGAAATACTAGGCTTCATGAAGAAGTAATGTAAGATTATCTACGGGCAATACATACAAGCAGCTTACAGAACAAGCATGCTTTAGGAGGATTTTATGGAAAAGAAAGTACAAATGGATCTCGGCGGCCGGCCGTTCATCATGGAAACCGGACGTTTAGCCAAACAAGCCAATGCAGCCGTAACGGTGCGTTATGGCGATACGGTTGTGCTCTGCACAGTGACGGCTTCTACGGAACCTAAGGATTTGGATTTTTTCCCGTTAACCGTTAACTATGAGGAAAGATTATATGCAGTTGGTAAAATCCCGGGCGGATTCATCAAGCGGGAAGGCAGACCCAGCGAGAAGGCGATTTTGGCCAGCCGCTTAACAGACCGTCCGATTCGTCCGTTGTTTCCGGAAGGCTTCCGGAACGATGTCCAGATCGCTAATATCGTCATGAGCGTGGATCAGGAATGTTCACCTGAAATTGCCGCTATGATCGGCACTTCTGCTGCTTTAAGCATTTCCGATGTTCCTTTCAGCGGACCTGTCGGCGGTGTTATCGTAGGGAGGGTAGACGGACTCTTTGTTGTCAATCCGACCACGGAGCAAGAAGAAAAAAGTGATATCCATTTGGTTGTTGCGGGTACGAAAGACGCCATTATGATGGTTGAAGCCGGTGCCAAGGAGGTTCCGGAAGAAGTGATGCTCGAAGCCATAATGTTCGGCCATGATGAAATCAGAAAAATCGTAGCCGTGATTGAAAGGCTTACTGAAGAAGCAGGCAAGCCCAAGATGGAAGTGAAGCTGCATACGGTTGCCCCCGAAATTAGCAGCACTGTTCGTGAGTTTGCCCAATCCAGATTGGTGGAGGCCGTCAAAATTCCTGAAAAGCACGCTAGACAGGAAGCTATTGATGCAGTAAATTCCGAAGCGGTTGAACATTTTAAATCGGTCTACGCAGATGCTCCGGAAAACATGGGTGATGTAAAAGAAACCTTGTATGATATCGTAAAGGAAGAAGTTCGCCGATTGATCACACATGATAAGGTAAGACCGGATGGTCGCGGACTTGATGAAATTCGCCCGATTGAATGCGACATTTCCCTGCTCCCGCGCACACATGGTTCCGGCTTGTTCCAGCGTGGACAAACTCAAGCACTCAGCGTATGTACACTTGGACCATTAGGAGATGTTCAAATCCTTGATGGTTTGGATATGACCGAAACCAAGCGTTTCATGCATCACTATAACTTCCCCCCTTTCAGCGTTGGGGAAGCAAGACCGCTTCGTCCTCCAGGCCGCCGCGAAATTGGACATGGCGCACTGGGTGAAAGAGCGATGGAACCGATCATTCCTAATGAAGTCGATTTCCCATATACCATTCGTCTGGTTTCGGAAGTGCTGGAGTCCAATGGCTCTACTTCCCAAGCAAGTATCTGTGCGAGTGTCCTTGCACTAATGGATGCAGGAGTACCTATTAAAGCACCTGTTGCCGGAATCGCTATGGGATTAATAAAAGACGGAGACCATTTCTCCATTTTGTCCGATATTCAGGGGATGGAAGACCACCTTGGCGATATGGATTTTAAAGTGGCAGGTACAGCTCAAGGCGTTACGGCTTTGCAAATGGATATCAAAATCGATGGAATCGACCGCAGCATTCTGCAGCAATCATTGGCTCAAGCGAAAGAGGGAAGAATGCACATCTTGAAGAAGATGTTAGCCCGTATCGACGAGCCTAAGAAAACGTTGTCCCCTTATGCGCCGAAAATTCTGACCATGCACATCAATCCTGATAAAATTCGCGATGTGATCGGTGCAGGCGGTAAAATCATTAACAAAATCATCGAGGAAACCGGCGTGAAAATCGATATCGAGCAGGACGGCCGCGTGTTTATCGCTTCTTCTAACGAAGAAATGAACAACAAAGCCCGTGCTATCATCGAAGGGATCGTTAAAGAAGTTGTCGTCGGAGAAACTTATCTTGGGACCGTCAAGCGCGTTGAGAAATTCGGCGCATTTGTTGAGATTTTACCGGGTAAAGAAGGCCTGGTCCACATTTCCCAGCTGTCCAATGACCGTGTTGCCAAAGTGGAAGATGTCGTTAACGTCGGCGACTCCATTACCGTAAAGGTTACGGAAATCGATAACCAGGGCCGCGTCAATTTATCTCGTAAAGCTACCCTTGCTCCGCAGGTCCCTGCTCAAAACTAAGAGAGGGATTTGCAGGCTTCAATTACATCCGTTATTCAAATTAAGAGTCAGCCCGTCTGTCTCTTTTTTGCTGTGTACGCATTGGCTTCCGGGTTCTAAACTTGTCCTTTTGCTCATATCCTCAGGATAAAATGAGGCAAGGGGGAAGCCGCGTTGCGCCAAATTGTGCTGCTTTTAGGATTTTTCTTGTTCGTTACCTATATCATTACTCAAAATCAGAGCATCCGTCTTTTTGTTTCAGCCATTAAGGCTGGGGCGGATCCTCTTGCCATGGGAACCAACTATTGGCTCACAACCAGCGATAACAGGCAAGCTCTGATAGATCTCATTCAATCGGAAGCCATAAAAAGAAAAATTGCCCCGATCAATGCTAAATTGGATTCAGTGTGGAAAGCGATACCTGCCTACAACGGGTTAGAGGTCGACATTGAGCAAACATTAAAGCTTGCTGAAGGGAAACGAGCCTCTGCTCCAATTTCCTATATCATGAAAGAAACAAGTCCTGCCATTTTGCTGGAAGACTTGGGTCCACATCCAATCTTTAAAGGAAATCCGCAGAAGCCGATGGCCTCCATCATGATCAATGTAGCATGGGGCAATGAATTTCTTCCTTCGATCCTGGACACGCTCGACAAGGAACACGTACATGCCACATTCTTTTTCGATGGAACCTGGCTGAGCAAGAATATGGATACCGCCAAATTCATCCAAAGCAAAGGGCATGAGCTGTCCAACCATGCTTATTCCCATAAGAATATGAGCCAGCTTTCCCGTGAAAATGCTATGGAAGAGATCAGCAAAACACAAGCTTATCTTAAAGAGCTGGGAGTCACTAATCATTTGTTTGCCCCCCCGTCCGGAGATTTTGATCAAGAAACCGTGCAGATCGCTTCGGAAATGGGGATGAAGACCATTCTCTGGACGCTTGACACAGTTGACTGGACCAATCCTGGAGCTGAGCGGATTATTCAAAAAATATCGACAAGGGTAGAGCCAGGCTCGCTCATTCTGATGCATCCGACTCGTTCCTCCAGCGAAGCGCTCCCCGAAATGATCCGATCCATTAAGCGTAAAGGACTTATTCTCGCAACGGTAAGTGAATTGATATCGCCTAAACGTGTGGATGTGACCCACTAAATGCAAGGAAATCTGCAAAGTTGAGTCAATCACACATTTTTGTTAGACTATATAAGTATTATTGGGTATTAGGTTTTTTGAGGAGGAAACTTGTTGATTAATTATCGCTTACATAACGGACTTCGGGTGATCATGGAACAAATCCCTACATTTCGATCGGTTTCATTCGGAATTTGGGTGAAAACTGGTTCCCGTAACGAGAAGCCGCAGGATAACGGCATTTCCCATTTTATCGAACATATGCTGTTCAAAGGAACGAAGCGGCATTCAGCTAAAGATATTGCTGAGATTTTCGATGGCATCGGCGGGAATGTGAATGCATTCACCTCCAAAGAATATACTTGTTTTTATGCCAAGGTATTGGATGAACACCTGCCGATCGCGATGGATATTTTATCCGATATGTTTTTCCATTCAACCTTTGATGAGGGCGAGCTGGATAAAGAAAAGAATGTCATCTTCGAGGAAATCTCGATGTATGAAGATACACCTGACGATCTGGTTCATGATTTAGCGGCAAAAGCGGCCTATGGCAGTCATTCATTGGGGTATACGATCCTTGGTACGGAAGAACAATTATCCGCCATGAAGTCGGATGACCTACGCCGGTATATGAAAAAATATTACAATGTTGAAAATACAGTCATAAGCCTTGCCGGAAATATTGATGACAGCGTTCGCGAGCTGGTTGAGAAGTATTTTGGAGGCTTCAACAATTCGGGGGAAGAGACGGGCTACGAGGTACCTGACTTTCTGGGCGAGCTCGTCTTTCATGCAAAGAAAACCGAACAAAATCATATATGTCTTTCCCTTCCGGGACTTTCCTTGAAGGAAGACAATTTATATCCGATGGTTTTGCTGAACAATGTAATCGGCGGCGGTATGAGCTCCCGTTTATTTCAAGAAATCCGTGAAAAAAGAGGGCTGGCTTACTCCGTTTATTCCTATCATTCCTCGCACATAGACAGCGGCATGTTTACGATTTACACAGGTACAGCGCCTAAACAAACTGAGGAAGTGTTAAAAGTCACTTTGGAATTGCTTCACGAAATTGCCGATAAAGGTATGACCGATTCCGAGCTGAAAAAAGGCAAAGAGCAGCTCAAGGGCAGCTTGATTTTGAGTCTGGAAAGCACCAGCAGCCGAATGAATCGCCTTGGCAAAAATGAGCTGATGACCGGTAAGCATTACAGCCTGGATGAAATGATCGAACGAATTGAAAGTGTACGTATGGAGCATATTCGTGAATTGACGCAAAACTTGTTCTCAGCCCCTTTTGCCTTATCCATGGTTGGCGATTCGGATCAAGTGCTTCAAGGCTTTAGGAGGGATCAACTTGTCATCCAATAGCTTCCAGGTGCAAATTAAACGATTGCCTGGCAATGAAGATATTGCGTTGCCTAAGAAAATGTCAGAAGCGGCAAGCGGCTTCGACCTTCATGCGGCAGTAAGCGAAACGGTTGTACTGCATCCTGGAGAGCGCCAATTGGTCCCTACAGGATTTGCCTTAAGCATGCCTCCTGAGCTGGAAGCA includes:
- the pnp gene encoding polyribonucleotide nucleotidyltransferase; translation: MEKKVQMDLGGRPFIMETGRLAKQANAAVTVRYGDTVVLCTVTASTEPKDLDFFPLTVNYEERLYAVGKIPGGFIKREGRPSEKAILASRLTDRPIRPLFPEGFRNDVQIANIVMSVDQECSPEIAAMIGTSAALSISDVPFSGPVGGVIVGRVDGLFVVNPTTEQEEKSDIHLVVAGTKDAIMMVEAGAKEVPEEVMLEAIMFGHDEIRKIVAVIERLTEEAGKPKMEVKLHTVAPEISSTVREFAQSRLVEAVKIPEKHARQEAIDAVNSEAVEHFKSVYADAPENMGDVKETLYDIVKEEVRRLITHDKVRPDGRGLDEIRPIECDISLLPRTHGSGLFQRGQTQALSVCTLGPLGDVQILDGLDMTETKRFMHHYNFPPFSVGEARPLRPPGRREIGHGALGERAMEPIIPNEVDFPYTIRLVSEVLESNGSTSQASICASVLALMDAGVPIKAPVAGIAMGLIKDGDHFSILSDIQGMEDHLGDMDFKVAGTAQGVTALQMDIKIDGIDRSILQQSLAQAKEGRMHILKKMLARIDEPKKTLSPYAPKILTMHINPDKIRDVIGAGGKIINKIIEETGVKIDIEQDGRVFIASSNEEMNNKARAIIEGIVKEVVVGETYLGTVKRVEKFGAFVEILPGKEGLVHISQLSNDRVAKVEDVVNVGDSITVKVTEIDNQGRVNLSRKATLAPQVPAQN
- a CDS encoding polysaccharide deacetylase family protein, which encodes MRQIVLLLGFFLFVTYIITQNQSIRLFVSAIKAGADPLAMGTNYWLTTSDNRQALIDLIQSEAIKRKIAPINAKLDSVWKAIPAYNGLEVDIEQTLKLAEGKRASAPISYIMKETSPAILLEDLGPHPIFKGNPQKPMASIMINVAWGNEFLPSILDTLDKEHVHATFFFDGTWLSKNMDTAKFIQSKGHELSNHAYSHKNMSQLSRENAMEEISKTQAYLKELGVTNHLFAPPSGDFDQETVQIASEMGMKTILWTLDTVDWTNPGAERIIQKISTRVEPGSLILMHPTRSSSEALPEMIRSIKRKGLILATVSELISPKRVDVTH
- a CDS encoding pitrilysin family protein; translated protein: MINYRLHNGLRVIMEQIPTFRSVSFGIWVKTGSRNEKPQDNGISHFIEHMLFKGTKRHSAKDIAEIFDGIGGNVNAFTSKEYTCFYAKVLDEHLPIAMDILSDMFFHSTFDEGELDKEKNVIFEEISMYEDTPDDLVHDLAAKAAYGSHSLGYTILGTEEQLSAMKSDDLRRYMKKYYNVENTVISLAGNIDDSVRELVEKYFGGFNNSGEETGYEVPDFLGELVFHAKKTEQNHICLSLPGLSLKEDNLYPMVLLNNVIGGGMSSRLFQEIREKRGLAYSVYSYHSSHIDSGMFTIYTGTAPKQTEEVLKVTLELLHEIADKGMTDSELKKGKEQLKGSLILSLESTSSRMNRLGKNELMTGKHYSLDEMIERIESVRMEHIRELTQNLFSAPFALSMVGDSDQVLQGFRRDQLVIQ
- the rpsO gene encoding 30S ribosomal protein S15, whose amino-acid sequence is MALTQERKTQLIETHKVHDTDTGSPEVQVAILTENIVNLTDHLRMHKKDHHSRRGLLKMVGQRRKLLAYLKNNDVRRYSALIEKLGLRR